Genomic segment of Chelmon rostratus isolate fCheRos1 chromosome 2, fCheRos1.pri, whole genome shotgun sequence:
agttGAAAGTACATCATGTgtgacagaataaaaaaacagtttgataTTTGATAACGTACTGccaaaattaaaatacaaaatagctGTCACTCATATAATCCCATATAATAACTTACTCAATTTGCATTGTCATCTTTAAGTTTAGGTAccagtttaaaaataaaaatgcaattataACAGACTTAAATTTAGGTGTATATCGTAACGGATGAATCAGGAgtaaatttttaaaaaaagtttatgtTGAAATGGAATGAATAGAAAATGACTTTATATCGCTAGCCGTAAACTTACATATAATATGACCtttatgcatgtatgtgcaacatgcattaaaaatgacatgatAATATTGTTGAGAACAGTTAAATTACCTTCAACAGTTCAAGCGCATTTTAGTTAAAACGTGGAATGGATGAGTAGCTGAGGAACTTTGAACAGAATGCGCATTAGGAGCAGGTGCATCTCGTGTCTTGTCCACAGGGGGCGGTGTTTCACACTCCGCTCATCTCCATCACCCGGAAACAATCGCTCGAGGTCCTTTGGCATCGCGGTTCCAACATGGCGGTGAATCTCGCAGATCTCTCCCTGCCTCAGTTAGAGGGACTGAAAACCCAATTAGATCAGGTACGAGTGAAAGTTTGTCGTATTTGTGTTGTGACGATGTTCTTAGAATTTGTGAGGGCAATAATCTGAATGATTCAGGGTGGGGTAGCTAGCTAACATCCGATGCTAACGATACGAACGTTGTGTAGCTTAATATCCAGTCACCCGGTGTGtaacatgctagcattttcTGCCCCTCATCGTTTGACGCATTTCgacaataaaaacatgctttgaAATGCTTGGTGGGGACACATTTTGTTATTCTCATGGTATGTCAGTGCCTATGAGTGAACGACCACATTCTTGTTGGATTCAGACAGCTGACAGATGGGGTTTTGTATGCAGTGGATTTGATcgctttgttttgtgtattttaatgctTCGCAGGAGATCGAGTTCTTGACGACCTCAATAGGTCAGTTCAAAATTGTCCAGACCAAGTATGTTGAAGCGAAAGATAGTCTGAACGtcctgaacaaaaacaacaatggtgAGTAAACGTTTTATGACTGTTTCCTACCAAGCCTTAAACACATTGTTCTTCATCAGAGTTTTCATCTTCCCACAGTTATATTAAATTTGCTCTCTTCTCGCTGTCCATCAGTTTGTTGCACAAAATTATGTCCAAAAATAAGCATTATGTTTAAGATGTAATGTCTGCAATTTCTGCAACCACCACGTCTGTGAATCTGCCACCGAAGTTGATTATTTgttaatcccccccccccccctttctctcctctctcatgcAGGAAAAGAATTGCTCGTGCCACTTACCAGCTCTGTATCCTTCCTTTACTGTGAAACATCCAGCATTTCATGTTCTGTTGATTTGTGTGATGTGCTTCAAATGATGTGTCTCTTGAGATATTCATACTTCTCCTTGACATTCCCTCTTCCCAGATGTACGTCCCCGGATCATTGAATGACGTGGAAACTGTTTTAGTGGATGTTGGGACAGGATACTATGTAGAAAAGGCAAATATATATGTGCATTTGAAAACCCATGAATAATTAAATCATTAACTAAATTTCTTATGTATGATGATGTAGAACACTCTATTTATACTGTGTATTGGTCTGTCTCTGTAGAAAGTGGAAGACTCAAAGGCATTCTTCAAACGTAAAATAGACTTCCTCACAAAGCAGATAGAGAAAATTCAGCCAACCCTTCAGGAGAAACATGCCATGAAGCAAGGTGAGCCCACCTACATTTAGATCATTTAtctctgtttactgtttttttcactgtcatcaTATTTTTCTAATTCATACTATATATTTTAATGCTAGAGTTCCCCCATATCTTTTTACTAATATAGTCAATATAACAAGGGAAGTCCAAAGCctattttaaaagatttaaatgCTAAACTTTGTAGTTATTTATGGGGTTTGTGGGTGGACAGTGGAAAATTTATTGTGGCTCAACACTGGATTTGATATTACAACAATACTGAGTTTCCTGTAATATTTGACTTTAAGTGTTTGCATCCAAATTGGCTAAACAGTACAGGAATTGTACCCTGTTCTAGACATAGTCTCCTTGGTTTCCAAGACAGTGTCCTACAGTACAGATCAAATCAGTTTGCATGTAAATATCCAAGATTAGATTGGCAACATAATTCTTGTTCTGTTGTTTACTTTTTTATGGTCAAGTTTTGTGCTGGAAATTGAAGGTCATTGTCAAAAACCTGATTCTGTTATATTCACCACTCATCTTTATATTTGTCCTCTGGAggtgatgaaaaaaatcaaacgGTTATTAACTTCTACATTTAATGGTCTTTCACTAAAATGTAGAAAGAGTATTTGCATTTTAGCTAATAACGTTACACAGATAATATTTTACACTGCAAAGATAATGACTTCCCAATATACACTACAGCCTAATATGGTGACTAGAAATCTAAATTAAAGCTTGAGTAGTTCGTTTACTTTGGAAGCAGTTTGTTAAAATTCTCTTGACATCctgacagcaatcaataaatccAATGCcctgacagaaatagaaaaaaaatccagtacCTG
This window contains:
- the pfdn5 gene encoding prefoldin subunit 5, which encodes MAVNLADLSLPQLEGLKTQLDQEIEFLTTSIGQFKIVQTKYVEAKDSLNVLNKNNNGKELLVPLTSSMYVPGSLNDVETVLVDVGTGYYVEKKVEDSKAFFKRKIDFLTKQIEKIQPTLQEKHAMKQAVIEVMNVKIQQLQQSQQTSQMVGTTKA